A genome region from Thermococcus gorgonarius includes the following:
- a CDS encoding M1 family aminopeptidase — MENERHIFFLTSRDIGFGTDFSWWEFASRNVSIRVVPEFPKDTVFVLFYGGIIRSGMEVTYSDNSYPHGGFTLYLQNMEWKGFEWGGINFTVYFTPDIYSDEGFELIKEELIFAMDLYRNMIGILPTTKFDAMFYPDFSQAMAKRLGTKAFALNFGHVIIINCPADMEDSATNYASFIFHEVAHEWAGPYISLDLDVHRLVEPLATFMQMEAYGKWEPDGYLRWLNDKEYTTLRYGNMRTFYESLGPTDKYTVYVLYYRGAFTLRSLRFVLGEENFSKVFRGIFEKFHTTQCKNITMFEDTIEELSGKDLDWFFSEWFNSTLYPDYNVTDLSLTRGADGYILTFTVTDASNFTMPVPVRVYSRTGASETTGSG; from the coding sequence TTGGAAAACGAGAGGCACATATTCTTCCTAACAAGCAGAGACATCGGATTCGGAACCGACTTTTCCTGGTGGGAGTTCGCCTCTAGGAACGTGAGCATAAGGGTGGTCCCGGAGTTCCCCAAGGACACGGTCTTCGTGCTCTTCTACGGGGGCATAATCCGCTCAGGCATGGAGGTTACCTACTCTGATAATTCCTATCCCCACGGTGGCTTCACCCTCTACCTCCAAAATATGGAATGGAAGGGCTTTGAGTGGGGTGGAATAAACTTCACGGTCTACTTCACCCCCGATATCTACAGCGATGAGGGCTTTGAGTTGATTAAGGAGGAGCTCATCTTCGCGATGGACCTCTACAGGAACATGATCGGTATCCTCCCCACAACGAAGTTCGACGCGATGTTCTATCCGGATTTCAGCCAGGCCATGGCCAAACGCCTCGGCACTAAGGCATTCGCGTTGAACTTCGGGCATGTCATAATCATCAACTGTCCAGCCGACATGGAGGACTCCGCAACCAACTACGCCTCCTTTATATTCCACGAGGTTGCCCATGAGTGGGCCGGTCCATATATCTCCCTAGACCTTGACGTTCACAGGCTGGTCGAGCCGCTGGCAACCTTCATGCAGATGGAGGCCTATGGTAAGTGGGAACCGGACGGCTACCTCCGCTGGCTGAACGACAAAGAGTACACGACCCTCAGGTACGGAAATATGAGAACCTTCTACGAGTCCTTGGGTCCCACAGACAAATACACCGTCTACGTTCTCTACTACAGGGGAGCCTTCACCCTGCGCTCCCTGAGGTTCGTCCTCGGCGAGGAGAACTTCTCGAAGGTGTTCAGGGGAATCTTTGAGAAGTTCCACACCACCCAGTGCAAGAACATCACGATGTTCGAAGATACCATCGAAGAGCTCAGCGGGAAAGACCTCGACTGGTTCTTCAGCGAATGGTTCAACTCGACGCTCTACCCGGACTACAACGTGACTGACCTAAGCCTAACTAGGGGAGCGGACGGCTATATCCTCACCTTCACCGTAACCGACGCCAGCAACTTCACGATGCCCGTCCCGGTAAGGGTCTACTCGAGGACGGGAGCTTCAGAGACTACAGGGTCTGGGTGA